DNA sequence from the Nitrospinota bacterium genome:
TTCCTGGTACAATTTCCCAATCGAATTCAAAACGCCAGCCCGTGTATGTGATATCACCTATATTCGTTGTTGTTCTCCATTGATCGATAGATGTTATCTGTTGAGTTTCAGGATTTTTTGTTTCTGGATGGATAATTTTTACTGTTAAAATCACTTTTTTGCCGCTTGGCTGTCCTTTTACTTTATAACGAAGGCCAAACAAATTTCCGATTATTCCATTTATGGTGGTAGTTTTTTTAATGAGCTCAATTTCTTGAAGTATATTTATATAGCCAAGAGAAGTATCTTCGGCTCCCCCTTTTCCCGCCACTATACTTCTATATTCTCCATACTCAACGATATCTATCCCATAGACCTCAACCTCTTCGGCGCAGGCAGCTATTGGGAAAGACAAGAGACAAACCAATAAAGATATT
Encoded proteins:
- a CDS encoding DUF3859 domain-containing protein, translated to MRIIGISLLVCLLSFPIAACAEEVEVYGIDIVEYGEYRSIVAGKGGAEDTSLGYINILQEIELIKKTTTINGIIGNLFGLRYKVKGQPSGKKVILTVKIIHPETKNPETQQITSIDQWRTTTNIGDITYTGWRFEFDWEIVPGKWTIGLWHEGRKLIEKTFTVYKPINV